The following proteins are encoded in a genomic region of Alistipes shahii WAL 8301:
- a CDS encoding mechanosensitive ion channel family protein, whose product MQTLLKRWTHALLEWLGLTSATGDALDRWAAFVLVVLAAVVFDLLLQLGIVHGVRKLVERTRAKWDDTLFSVPVLRRMCHILSAILLAVVLPVVFEEKSTGRVIVLRFMEAYIVFSVFRFVNALLYAAFHIAAARPAWQNKPIKGLRQTAQGIALLICTILIVSILLDKSPAILLTGLGASAAVLMLIFRDSILGFVSGLQLAANDMLKVGDWISVPKYGADGNVEEVSLTTVKIRNWDNTLVMLPPYLLTTDSFTNWHAMQLSGGRRVMRSVAIDMTSVRFCTPEMLDHYRTIDLIRDYVDQTERRVEEYNAAHGIGSGERRINGLHQTNLGVFRAYLVRYLRNEVPVNKDMTLMVRQLQPTETGLPMQLYFFTDTVVWVDYEGIQSDVFDHVLAVIPEFGLRVFQNPSGEDVASLRNAFSLNAQTPPQTSPQTPPQTSPQTPPPASSQAAPQNAPPLHASRPAAPQRPQAEQPAPEEAKAPASASPE is encoded by the coding sequence ATGCAGACACTTCTGAAACGTTGGACGCACGCCCTGCTCGAATGGCTGGGCCTGACTTCGGCCACCGGCGATGCGCTCGACCGCTGGGCGGCTTTCGTGCTCGTGGTGCTGGCCGCCGTGGTTTTCGACCTGCTGCTGCAACTGGGCATCGTACACGGGGTGCGGAAACTCGTGGAGCGCACCCGGGCCAAGTGGGACGACACGCTTTTCAGCGTTCCGGTTCTCCGGCGCATGTGTCATATTTTGAGCGCCATTCTGCTGGCCGTCGTGCTCCCGGTGGTCTTCGAGGAGAAATCCACCGGGCGCGTCATCGTCCTGCGGTTCATGGAGGCCTATATCGTCTTTTCGGTTTTCCGCTTCGTCAACGCCCTGCTCTATGCCGCCTTCCACATCGCTGCGGCGCGTCCCGCCTGGCAGAACAAACCCATCAAGGGCCTGCGGCAGACGGCGCAGGGCATTGCGCTGCTGATCTGCACGATTCTGATCGTTTCGATCCTGCTCGACAAGTCGCCCGCCATCCTGCTGACGGGACTGGGCGCCTCGGCGGCCGTGCTGATGCTGATTTTCCGTGACAGCATCCTCGGCTTCGTTTCGGGCCTCCAGCTCGCGGCTAACGATATGCTCAAGGTCGGGGACTGGATTTCGGTCCCCAAGTACGGGGCCGACGGCAACGTCGAGGAGGTGTCGCTCACGACGGTCAAGATCCGCAACTGGGACAACACGCTCGTCATGCTGCCGCCCTACCTGCTGACGACCGATTCGTTCACCAACTGGCACGCCATGCAGCTTTCGGGCGGGCGGCGCGTGATGCGCTCCGTGGCGATCGACATGACGAGCGTGCGTTTCTGCACCCCCGAGATGCTGGACCACTACCGTACGATCGACCTGATCCGCGACTACGTCGATCAGACCGAACGCCGCGTCGAGGAGTACAACGCCGCGCACGGCATCGGCTCCGGGGAACGGCGGATCAACGGCCTGCATCAGACCAACCTCGGGGTTTTCCGGGCCTATCTGGTCCGCTACCTTCGGAACGAGGTTCCGGTGAACAAGGATATGACGCTGATGGTGCGGCAGTTGCAGCCCACCGAAACGGGACTTCCGATGCAGCTCTATTTCTTTACCGATACGGTCGTGTGGGTGGATTACGAGGGGATTCAGTCGGATGTCTTCGATCATGTGCTGGCCGTGATTCCCGAATTCGGGTTGCGGGTCTTTCAGAATCCGTCGGGGGAGGACGTCGCCTCGCTGCGCAATGCGTTTTCTCTAAACGCGCAGACACCTCCGCAGACATCCCCGCAGACACCCCCGCAGACATCCCCGCAGACACCTCCGCCGGCCTCCTCACAGGCCGCCCCGCAAAATGCGCCGCCCCTGCATGCATCCCGGCCGGCCGCCCCGCAAAGGCCGCAGGCGGAACAGCCCGCCCCGGAGGAGGCTAAAGCACCAGCATCAGCATCACCTGAATGA
- a CDS encoding peptidylprolyl isomerase, which yields MLKKAMMAAALALLFAGALAQKRQVMLDKVVAVVGGSSILYSEVDDYARQLTEQRRQEGYTSDRDPMNEALEALMTQKLLYNQAQIDSVKVNDADIMARVEEQVQQMVEAEGSIPQLEAKHHMPIFNIREIMRQRYEEQAYANSMQTEVVDKVSVIPGEVERFYKSISKDSLPLVADQYVYAQITKFPKSMTAAKQRTRERLIDMRERVITGKAKFENLARMYSQDPGTMMRGGEMDPSTLEQLDPAFGAALEKMRPGQISEVVESQFGFHIIQLLDKRGRLYHFRHILLRPVYTTEELGGSLNTLDSLVKVIRKDSITFERAALLYSDDAQSKMNGGIVSNHDILERFNAFDAKLTVTKFLKEDFGRFKSLDDYNALNRLKPGEISEAYLTEDMLGNQMAKIVKLVEVIPTHTASLNEDYLRLEEMALQDKQERVFKEWLSKKIDGMYVYISPEFRNGEFENKHWVK from the coding sequence ATGTTGAAAAAAGCTATGATGGCCGCGGCGCTCGCCCTGTTGTTCGCAGGCGCCCTTGCGCAGAAACGACAGGTGATGCTCGACAAGGTGGTGGCCGTGGTGGGCGGATCGTCGATCCTCTACTCCGAGGTGGACGACTATGCGCGCCAGCTGACGGAACAGCGCCGTCAGGAGGGTTACACTTCCGACCGCGACCCGATGAACGAGGCGCTCGAAGCGCTGATGACCCAGAAGCTGCTCTACAACCAGGCCCAGATCGACTCGGTGAAGGTCAACGACGCCGACATCATGGCGCGCGTCGAGGAGCAGGTGCAGCAGATGGTCGAGGCCGAAGGCTCGATCCCCCAGCTCGAAGCCAAGCACCACATGCCGATCTTCAACATCCGCGAGATCATGCGCCAGCGTTACGAGGAGCAGGCCTATGCCAACTCCATGCAGACCGAGGTGGTCGACAAGGTGTCGGTGATTCCGGGCGAGGTGGAGCGTTTCTACAAGTCGATCTCGAAGGACAGCCTGCCGCTCGTCGCCGACCAGTATGTCTATGCGCAGATCACCAAGTTTCCCAAGTCGATGACCGCCGCCAAGCAGCGTACGCGCGAACGGCTGATCGACATGCGCGAACGCGTGATCACGGGCAAGGCCAAGTTCGAAAACCTCGCCCGCATGTATTCGCAGGACCCCGGCACGATGATGCGCGGCGGCGAGATGGACCCCTCGACGCTCGAACAGCTCGACCCCGCATTCGGCGCGGCGCTGGAGAAGATGCGCCCCGGCCAGATTTCCGAGGTGGTCGAGTCGCAGTTCGGCTTCCACATCATCCAGCTTCTGGACAAGCGCGGCCGGCTCTATCATTTCCGCCACATCCTGCTGCGTCCGGTCTACACGACCGAGGAGCTGGGCGGTTCGCTCAATACGCTCGACAGTCTGGTGAAGGTGATCCGCAAGGATTCGATCACCTTCGAGAGGGCTGCGCTGCTCTATTCGGACGACGCGCAGTCGAAGATGAACGGCGGCATCGTCTCGAACCACGACATCCTGGAGCGTTTCAACGCCTTCGACGCCAAGCTGACCGTCACGAAATTCCTCAAGGAGGACTTTGGCCGCTTCAAGAGCCTCGATGATTACAACGCCCTGAACCGGCTCAAACCCGGCGAGATTTCGGAGGCCTACCTCACCGAAGACATGCTCGGCAACCAGATGGCCAAGATCGTCAAGCTGGTTGAGGTGATCCCCACGCATACGGCTTCGCTCAACGAGGACTACCTGCGGCTCGAAGAGATGGCCTTGCAGGACAAGCAGGAGCGGGTCTTCAAGGAGTGGCTTTCGAAGAAGATCGACGGCATGTACGTCTACATCTCGCCCGAATTCCGCAACGGGGAGTTCGAGAACAAACACTGGGTGAAATAG
- a CDS encoding acetyl-CoA hydrolase/transferase family protein yields MHYTTAAEAVKLIRSNDSVYIQGSTSIPEALVAAMAERGGELEHVTVYSAFAVGAFDAPYCRPEYKESFLVNSLFVANNIRRWLADGYGQTIPAFLGEIPALFRDGTLPLDVALINVSPPDAEGYCSFGVSADLAVSAVECAKTIIAQVNRAMPYSYGDAVIHTSRLAAAVEVDSPLVEVPTAVPSETERKIGSYIAELIPDGATLQIGVGGIPNAVLAALGGHRHLGLHTEAMTDGVLPLLESGVIDNSQKAVMPGVTVASLALGSRRLYDYMDYRKDLVMKDVAWTNDPFRIRQNPKVMAINSAVEVDLTGQVCADSVGMRIISGVGGQHDFMYGGALSEGGKTFIAIPSTTPKGESKIRALLSPGAGVVTTRHMVQHVVTEYGVAHLRGRNLAERARALIAVAHPSVREELERAAAERFGYSFLRLKA; encoded by the coding sequence ATGCACTACACGACTGCCGCGGAGGCGGTAAAACTCATCCGATCCAACGACAGCGTCTACATTCAGGGCAGCACCTCGATCCCCGAAGCGCTCGTGGCCGCAATGGCCGAACGGGGCGGCGAACTGGAGCATGTGACGGTCTATTCGGCCTTCGCCGTGGGAGCCTTCGACGCCCCCTACTGCCGCCCCGAATACAAGGAGTCGTTCCTCGTCAACAGCCTGTTCGTCGCCAACAACATCCGCAGGTGGCTGGCCGACGGCTACGGACAGACCATTCCGGCCTTCCTGGGCGAAATCCCCGCGCTGTTCCGCGACGGCACGCTGCCTCTCGACGTCGCACTCATCAACGTCTCGCCGCCCGACGCCGAAGGCTACTGCTCGTTCGGCGTCTCGGCCGATCTGGCGGTTTCCGCCGTGGAGTGCGCCAAGACCATCATCGCGCAGGTCAACCGGGCGATGCCCTACTCCTACGGCGACGCCGTGATCCACACCTCGCGCCTGGCGGCGGCCGTGGAGGTCGATTCTCCGCTGGTGGAGGTCCCGACGGCCGTGCCGAGCGAAACGGAACGGAAAATCGGCAGCTACATCGCCGAACTGATTCCCGACGGGGCGACGTTGCAGATCGGCGTGGGCGGCATTCCGAACGCCGTACTGGCGGCCCTCGGCGGCCACCGGCATCTGGGACTGCACACCGAGGCGATGACCGACGGCGTGCTGCCGCTGCTGGAAAGCGGCGTGATCGACAACTCGCAGAAAGCGGTGATGCCCGGCGTGACGGTGGCCTCGCTGGCCCTCGGCTCGCGCCGGCTGTACGACTACATGGACTACCGCAAAGACCTCGTGATGAAGGACGTGGCATGGACCAACGACCCGTTCCGCATCCGGCAAAACCCGAAGGTCATGGCCATCAATTCGGCCGTGGAGGTGGACCTCACGGGGCAGGTGTGCGCCGACTCGGTCGGAATGCGCATCATCTCGGGCGTGGGCGGCCAGCACGATTTCATGTACGGCGGGGCGCTGTCCGAAGGCGGCAAGACCTTCATCGCCATCCCCTCGACCACACCCAAGGGCGAATCGAAGATCAGGGCGCTGCTGTCGCCCGGCGCGGGCGTCGTCACGACGCGCCACATGGTCCAGCACGTCGTCACCGAATACGGCGTGGCGCACCTGCGGGGCCGCAACCTCGCAGAACGCGCCCGGGCGCTGATAGCCGTGGCGCACCCCTCGGTCCGCGAGGAGCTGGAACGCGCCGCAGCCGAACGCTTCGGCTATTCGTTCCTGCGCCTCAAAGCATAA
- the araJ gene encoding MFS transporter AraJ: protein MKKSLIALAFGTLALGMAEFVMMGILPDIARSLGVSIPEAGHLISAYALGVCFGAPLTVLVARTRPLKHILLALTGLIILGNACAALSPNYWTLLAMRFVSGLPHGAFFGVGSIVAERVADKGRRAEAVSIMVVGMTVANLFGVPLGTYISGVVTWRATFGIVAVWGAVAMLLVKLWVPALPALPDMGMKGQFRFLKSAAPWLVLASVMLGNGGIFCWYSYVSPLMVHTSGFRSEDLTLIVMLAGFGMFAGNIVGGHYADRFTPERVVRFTLGTACLALVGIFFGAHVRYLSLALMCLTTACLFCVSSPQQLLILENSRGGEMLGAALVQVAFNLGNALGAYVGGLPIGHGLGYEYTALPGAAFVLLGMTAAMIYIRKYPRHEQR, encoded by the coding sequence ATGAAGAAAAGTCTGATCGCCCTGGCATTCGGGACGTTGGCGCTCGGTATGGCGGAGTTCGTGATGATGGGCATTCTGCCCGACATCGCCCGCAGCCTCGGCGTCTCGATCCCCGAAGCGGGGCACCTGATCTCCGCCTATGCGCTGGGCGTCTGCTTCGGGGCGCCCCTCACGGTGCTGGTGGCCCGCACGCGGCCGCTGAAACACATCCTGCTGGCCCTCACGGGCCTGATCATTCTCGGTAACGCCTGTGCGGCGCTTTCGCCGAACTACTGGACCCTGCTGGCCATGCGTTTCGTCTCGGGGCTTCCCCACGGGGCCTTCTTCGGCGTGGGGTCGATCGTCGCCGAGCGCGTCGCCGACAAGGGCCGGCGGGCCGAGGCCGTGTCGATCATGGTCGTGGGCATGACCGTCGCCAACCTCTTCGGCGTGCCGCTGGGAACCTATATCAGCGGCGTCGTGACATGGCGCGCCACGTTCGGGATCGTCGCCGTGTGGGGAGCCGTGGCCATGCTGCTCGTGAAATTGTGGGTTCCGGCTCTGCCCGCGCTGCCCGATATGGGGATGAAGGGGCAGTTCCGGTTTCTGAAAAGCGCCGCTCCGTGGCTGGTGCTGGCGTCGGTGATGCTGGGCAACGGCGGCATCTTCTGTTGGTACAGCTACGTCAGCCCGCTGATGGTCCACACCTCGGGGTTCCGTTCCGAGGACCTGACGCTGATCGTCATGCTGGCCGGTTTCGGCATGTTTGCGGGCAATATCGTCGGCGGTCACTATGCCGACCGGTTCACGCCCGAGCGGGTTGTGCGTTTCACGCTCGGCACGGCCTGTCTGGCGCTCGTCGGCATCTTTTTCGGGGCGCATGTCCGCTATCTTTCGCTAGCGCTGATGTGTCTGACTACGGCCTGCCTCTTCTGCGTATCGTCGCCCCAGCAACTGCTGATCCTCGAAAATTCGCGCGGCGGCGAGATGCTCGGCGCGGCGCTCGTGCAGGTGGCTTTCAACCTGGGCAACGCCCTGGGGGCCTACGTCGGCGGCCTGCCGATCGGGCACGGGCTTGGCTATGAATATACGGCGCTTCCCGGCGCGGCTTTCGTGCTGCTGGGGATGACGGCTGCCATGATCTACATCCGTAAATATCCCCGGCATGAACAGCGATAA
- a CDS encoding OstA-like protein produces the protein MRRLLSIAVVVLAAAVVAARSGMQAPEPEGEKKLIDLKSDLMGPIAPGDSVVFLVGNFAAQHNGAVITCDSAVRYSDMRIEFFGNVLINKNTTYIYGDRAEYDGELNEARVYSDIVKVVDGDATLYTYKFLFNTKKNIGEFADGGVMLNRENLLESVRGYYYADTKELIAVDRVEMRNDEYELKGDSVVYNMATDNAFFFDRTNIWNKDGDYLYADRGSYDKADTLYIVTRNGYILTEKQEIWSDSLHYYRAEDHVILRRDLQLDDAEHKVIAFGDYGEYWKEPGNAFLTRRPAVVSYDLSQGDSLFMRADSMYLFTINENALRRAAAAAKADSLARLKTDSALLGTPHHPAGELPEGRPAADSLGSPRVPAVGPGSPEDAAGPDSLARREVPDSLLGVSVPDSLAVPAVDPLDTLVGDARKAYLKEQAAKLKAAQKAAAAKARKEKLEEIAQKRQDKTTAKLLAQKEREERRLAARKLKAESKLRARQARAARKGKVIPVDSTALREIDSLIARNDREMDSLLLQMADSLAADSLAMRIPADSVDSLTDSADSVYRLMKGFRNVRIFRSDFQAVCDSMTAISTDSTIHLYINPVLWNQGNQITSDVMDIFTENQQITRAEFIGTPMMVSQLDTVHYNQVAGKQMTAWFRDNQIYRNDVNGNAQTIYYMQDGEPPQITGMGVIESGDCSFYIEDKQVVTIVYRKDPDWNIYPMDKIPADQELYLKGFKWEGARRPTQGAVFDRRVRPSQREEKSHLAHPDFPLLKALEERKKRLIEERRWADRNDQVDAATVEWMRALGFEVGQPRESGPKL, from the coding sequence GTGCGCAGGCTCTTGTCCATAGCCGTAGTGGTGCTGGCCGCCGCCGTGGTCGCGGCGCGCAGCGGCATGCAGGCGCCGGAGCCGGAGGGCGAGAAAAAGCTCATCGACCTCAAGTCGGACCTGATGGGCCCCATCGCCCCGGGCGATTCGGTGGTTTTCCTGGTGGGGAACTTCGCCGCACAGCACAACGGCGCCGTCATCACGTGCGACTCGGCCGTGCGTTACTCGGACATGCGCATCGAGTTCTTCGGCAACGTGCTCATCAACAAGAATACGACCTACATTTACGGTGACCGGGCCGAGTACGACGGCGAGCTGAACGAGGCGCGGGTCTACTCCGACATCGTCAAGGTCGTCGACGGCGACGCCACGCTCTACACCTATAAATTCCTGTTCAACACGAAGAAGAACATCGGCGAATTCGCCGACGGCGGGGTGATGCTCAACCGCGAGAACCTGCTCGAATCGGTCCGCGGCTACTACTATGCCGACACGAAGGAGCTGATCGCCGTCGACCGCGTCGAAATGCGCAACGACGAATACGAACTCAAGGGCGATTCGGTGGTTTACAACATGGCTACCGACAACGCCTTTTTCTTCGACCGCACCAACATCTGGAACAAGGACGGCGACTACCTCTATGCCGACCGCGGTTCCTACGACAAGGCCGATACGCTCTACATCGTGACGCGCAACGGCTATATCCTGACCGAAAAGCAGGAGATCTGGAGCGACAGCCTCCATTACTACCGCGCCGAGGACCATGTGATCCTGCGGCGTGATTTGCAGCTGGACGACGCCGAACACAAGGTGATCGCCTTCGGCGACTACGGCGAGTACTGGAAGGAGCCGGGAAATGCGTTCCTCACGCGCCGGCCCGCGGTGGTGAGTTACGACCTTTCGCAGGGCGACTCGCTTTTCATGCGCGCCGATTCGATGTACCTCTTCACGATCAATGAAAACGCACTGCGCCGGGCCGCCGCTGCGGCCAAAGCCGATTCGCTGGCGCGTCTGAAAACCGATTCCGCCCTTCTCGGGACGCCGCACCACCCGGCCGGGGAGCTTCCCGAAGGCCGTCCTGCGGCGGATTCGCTCGGAAGTCCCCGCGTTCCGGCCGTCGGTCCCGGTTCGCCGGAAGACGCCGCAGGGCCGGATTCGCTGGCCCGGCGGGAGGTTCCCGATTCGCTGCTGGGCGTTTCCGTCCCGGATTCGCTGGCCGTTCCGGCCGTCGATCCGCTCGACACGCTGGTCGGCGATGCCCGGAAAGCCTACCTCAAGGAGCAGGCCGCCAAGTTGAAGGCGGCCCAAAAAGCCGCTGCGGCCAAGGCCAGGAAGGAAAAACTGGAGGAGATCGCCCAAAAACGCCAGGATAAGACGACGGCCAAACTGCTGGCCCAGAAGGAGCGGGAGGAGCGGCGTCTCGCTGCGCGCAAACTCAAGGCCGAGTCGAAACTCCGCGCCCGTCAGGCCCGCGCCGCCCGCAAAGGCAAGGTGATTCCGGTCGATTCCACGGCCCTGCGCGAGATCGACTCGCTGATCGCCCGCAACGACCGGGAGATGGATTCGCTGCTGTTGCAGATGGCCGATTCGCTGGCCGCCGACTCGCTGGCGATGCGGATTCCGGCCGACTCGGTCGATTCGCTCACCGACTCTGCCGACTCGGTTTACCGCCTGATGAAGGGTTTCCGCAATGTGCGCATTTTCCGTTCCGATTTCCAGGCCGTATGCGATTCGATGACGGCCATCAGCACCGATTCGACGATCCACCTCTACATCAATCCCGTGCTGTGGAACCAGGGCAACCAGATCACCTCCGACGTGATGGACATATTCACCGAGAACCAGCAGATCACGCGCGCCGAGTTCATCGGCACTCCGATGATGGTCTCCCAGCTCGACACGGTCCATTACAACCAGGTGGCGGGCAAGCAGATGACGGCGTGGTTCCGCGACAATCAGATCTACCGCAACGACGTGAACGGCAATGCCCAGACGATCTACTACATGCAGGACGGCGAGCCGCCCCAGATCACGGGCATGGGCGTCATCGAGAGCGGCGACTGTTCGTTCTATATCGAGGACAAACAGGTCGTGACGATCGTCTACCGCAAGGACCCCGACTGGAACATCTATCCGATGGACAAGATTCCCGCCGATCAGGAGCTTTACCTCAAGGGGTTCAAGTGGGAGGGCGCGCGGCGTCCGACGCAGGGGGCGGTTTTCGACCGCAGGGTCCGGCCCTCGCAGCGCGAGGAGAAGTCGCATCTCGCACATCCGGATTTCCCGCTTCTGAAAGCCCTCGAGGAGCGCAAGAAGCGGCTGATCGAGGAGCGCCGCTGGGCCGACCGCAACGATCAGGTCGATGCCGCCACCGTGGAGTGGATGCGGGCGCTGGGCTTCGAGGTGGGCCAGCCTCGGGAATCGGGACCCAAGCTCTGA
- a CDS encoding NUDIX hydrolase, which translates to MNSDNSEEIFPVVDAAGNVVGKATRGECHGGSMLLHPVVHLHVFNSRGELYLQKRPAWKDIQPGRWDTAVGGHVDYGETIAEALRREVREELGITDFVPGAVAVYPFRSEREYELVHVFRTVYDGEIRPSGELDGGRFWSPDEIRENLGQGVFTPNFEGEAGLILG; encoded by the coding sequence ATGAACAGCGATAACAGCGAAGAGATCTTTCCCGTGGTCGACGCGGCGGGGAACGTCGTCGGCAAAGCCACGCGCGGCGAGTGCCACGGCGGGTCGATGCTCCTGCACCCGGTGGTGCACCTCCATGTTTTCAATTCGCGCGGCGAACTCTATTTGCAGAAACGCCCCGCCTGGAAGGACATTCAGCCCGGACGGTGGGACACGGCCGTGGGCGGCCATGTGGACTACGGCGAGACGATCGCCGAAGCCCTGCGGCGCGAGGTGCGCGAGGAGCTGGGCATCACGGATTTCGTGCCCGGGGCGGTTGCGGTCTATCCGTTCCGCTCGGAACGCGAATACGAACTGGTCCATGTCTTCCGTACGGTCTACGACGGCGAGATCCGTCCGAGCGGGGAGCTTGACGGCGGGCGTTTCTGGTCCCCGGACGAAATCCGCGAAAACCTCGGACAGGGTGTTTTCACACCCAACTTCGAAGGCGAAGCCGGATTGATTCTCGGGTGA
- a CDS encoding putative transporter — protein MEWLKELFVEHSALQAVVVVSLISTIGIGLGKIRFFGISLGTAFIFFVGILAGHFGLSLDPAMLTYAESFGLVIFVYALGLQVGPGFFSSMRADGLRLVSPAIAIVLLGTALAMAMSYAFGVSMPDMSGILCGATTNTPALGAAQQTLQQMGIDANGAALSCAVAYPLGVVGVILAVVFLRKLFVRPCDMPGPDAEHRKNVFIASYRLTNPAVFGKSVHEIATQSHHHFVISRLWRDGRVSIPTSDKTLQENDLILVITTPGEADALRLIFGEQETKDWNTENIDWNSVDSQLISQRILVTRPEINGKKLSQLRLRNTYGINISRVYRSGVQLLATPDLRLQLGDRLTVVGEAEAIRNVEKILGNAVKSLNEPNLAAVFIGLILGLTLGSIPVAIPGISIPVKLGLAGGPIIVGILIGTFGPRLHMITYTTQSANLMLRALGLSMYLACLGLDAGTHFFETVMRPEGALWLGIGFALTFVPVVLVGLFALRVLKVDFGSVSGLLCGSMANPMALNYVNDTIEGDNPSVSYATVYPVCMFLRVIIIQVMLMLVL, from the coding sequence ATGGAATGGCTTAAAGAATTGTTCGTCGAGCACTCGGCTTTGCAGGCCGTCGTGGTGGTTTCGCTCATCTCGACGATCGGTATCGGACTGGGAAAGATCCGCTTTTTCGGAATCTCGCTCGGAACGGCCTTCATCTTCTTCGTGGGCATTCTGGCCGGGCATTTCGGGCTCTCGCTCGACCCGGCGATGCTGACCTATGCCGAGAGTTTCGGACTGGTGATCTTCGTCTACGCCCTCGGCCTTCAGGTGGGGCCGGGCTTCTTCAGTTCGATGCGCGCCGACGGACTGCGGCTCGTCTCGCCCGCCATCGCCATCGTGCTGCTCGGAACGGCCCTGGCCATGGCGATGAGCTACGCCTTCGGAGTCTCGATGCCCGACATGTCGGGCATTCTGTGCGGCGCGACGACCAACACCCCGGCGCTGGGCGCCGCACAGCAGACGCTGCAACAAATGGGCATCGACGCAAACGGAGCGGCGTTGAGCTGCGCCGTGGCCTACCCGCTGGGCGTCGTGGGCGTAATTCTGGCCGTGGTCTTCCTGCGCAAGCTCTTCGTGCGTCCCTGCGACATGCCGGGACCCGACGCCGAACACCGCAAGAACGTCTTCATCGCCAGCTACCGCCTCACCAATCCCGCGGTCTTCGGCAAGAGCGTCCACGAAATCGCGACGCAGAGCCACCACCATTTCGTCATTTCGCGCCTGTGGCGCGACGGGCGGGTTTCGATCCCCACCTCGGACAAGACCCTACAGGAGAACGACCTGATCCTGGTCATCACCACGCCCGGCGAGGCCGACGCCCTGCGGCTGATCTTCGGCGAGCAGGAGACCAAGGACTGGAACACGGAAAACATCGACTGGAACTCCGTCGACAGCCAGCTCATCTCGCAGCGCATCCTCGTGACACGCCCCGAAATCAACGGCAAGAAACTCTCGCAGTTGCGCCTGCGGAACACCTACGGCATCAACATCAGCCGCGTGTACCGCTCGGGCGTGCAACTGCTGGCCACCCCCGACCTGCGTTTGCAGCTGGGCGACCGTCTGACCGTGGTGGGCGAAGCGGAGGCGATCCGCAACGTCGAGAAAATCCTCGGCAACGCCGTCAAGAGCCTCAACGAACCCAACCTCGCGGCGGTGTTCATCGGCCTGATCCTCGGCCTCACGCTGGGAAGCATTCCCGTGGCGATCCCCGGGATTTCGATTCCCGTGAAACTGGGCCTCGCGGGCGGCCCGATCATCGTCGGCATCCTGATCGGCACGTTCGGCCCCCGGCTCCACATGATCACCTACACCACCCAGAGCGCCAACCTGATGCTGCGCGCGCTGGGCCTTTCGATGTACCTCGCATGCCTCGGGCTGGATGCCGGAACCCACTTCTTCGAGACCGTCATGCGCCCCGAGGGGGCCTTGTGGCTCGGCATCGGATTCGCCCTGACGTTCGTGCCGGTGGTGCTGGTGGGGCTGTTCGCCCTGCGGGTGCTGAAGGTCGACTTCGGATCGGTCTCGGGACTGCTGTGCGGCAGCATGGCCAACCCGATGGCGCTCAACTACGTGAACGACACGATCGAAGGCGACAACCCCTCCGTATCCTACGCCACGGTCTATCCCGTGTGCATGTTCCTGCGCGTGATCATCATTCAGGTGATGCTGATGCTGGTGCTTTAG